From Oncorhynchus mykiss isolate Arlee chromosome 25, USDA_OmykA_1.1, whole genome shotgun sequence, a single genomic window includes:
- the LOC110505801 gene encoding MAX gene-associated protein isoform X2: MAAKKERIMVLHEEGATAPIALPSAASPPDLFGVLNTGQASAVVANEEANIPATSTPGSAMGTGQMASTLNSAARSNNQPENLPPESTYSGIKVMLDNNNMWNEFFKCKTEMIITKQGRRMFPYCRFRVSGLEPLQKYTLLMDINPVDNKRYKWTGQDWQMSGKAEAHLLRRVFIHPDSPSSGHQWMQNPVSFYKLKLTDNTMDQEGNVILHPMHRYLPHLHLVSAETATEDIQLNGPDVITFTFPQTEFFAVTAYQNVRMSQFKADFNPFASGPNSQALKLKMSPSNESKKDETRSPNELKPVKGLNGLKSLMAAKRRSKDTSTVDRGLLSPDAQNVSLADGDKTEVKTDGPSSRLKSRPSNEMNKDSAQLPNEVKSVKSLNNLKSLIGKRTSKDTSAGGQGLLAPNAQNVRLADSDKSGVQTSPSNKSEKDTNSSTNDLKPGKSLDNLKFLMAKHNSKGIFAVDQRVLSEDAQRVTPVDRDKSGVNANGSSLSTPKLKSRSSNELKKAETTSAKEFNSLRSNLSLSKCNSKDTAAVGQGLLSSDAQNVTLADSEKSGVKMDKPSSYKKSSPSNETMKVETISPKVCNYVKNSRKSLRRKRNSQKTSAADHGQKSVRNTESTEYHSCTTGPPQSNFPELIRECRLTIRRCNVEITNTTCSVEQTNTKGMVANGKVVEVAVNDNFSQISEPEALSGKTIERVGTLHNGNVIDSVKDLFNSSQSQEPVKTRVSINDHSANEVENSQKASQSSSVSSEAKMTGFDEQLQGKAKPHKRPEPVPLPLLALYLQQLKSKSRSVRTKPKSPPGLPSSSSPSSAVPTTDPVIPATDQTGPVIDSTGPAMDSTGPTLESTGPTLESTGPALESTGPALESTGPSRDSTGYAIVPASGPVVPASGPADPAINHIVPVIAPTGPTTDYVGLPMDISVPNTDFLVPTTDSLLPEPDSVLPTADHLFLVPEPTLSIAQSPPTPCLPATVLLSPFPDPLLPAQELPPPVPVTLNLATDLSSLTSDPPSTAPALSSTPSLANLEPEFTPSLPSPGPSHGGFEPSSPAPLPDLEPPLRSPVTLKPEAAAPSLPVHASSFPALERLLPPNPFVLSSEFSSHGSLLGLPAPDPFLTIPFIPLLPSAHINPLPFEATSFSSTSHPDSLALDTAISPSPSDTTSSFQVNYEPLTHPSTPSPLPFQLSPFSLLGPDPFSPTPSLADLTNFFSIAEELEITEDFPSSEAPPVPCPPVRSTPSIPVSSTLPVGSSQPTQRNKPWRSKKRSRKGVKSATGDSLPVIDGSTDVAMQPNLEEVEEQLFVSFTSKEALDVHLGEPALCETTTAQPQKPPEATEKVGGLETTEERIVAFEKVLLGDLKVMRHRQVIHPVLQEVGLKMSLLDPTLVIDLQYLGVCLPLPPPFLCPEPNSPGLASSPIPFVSRTGKTTDFTQIKGWRDKFVPSNSPSSSKPEGCPSSEVAPKNLSAFCSDMLDEYLANEGKLIDERAASFTQTTIVTPVVYQLPTKSTSYVRTLDSVLKKRAPALSSTFVPPSKKPRLPPTSKGLKKSEKRQQKQQCSKQNRTKLTSATTPTPLPTEPNPLLMDHGAPITHNDTIETIKRRPPPAHDAPVSRPEVEEPPPAELAPVEEDDSDPEPQPAAKTKVVFPGLTKALLRQRDLEDRVVWESKRRTCISNERATVALTSHFTSTGFVCENPTAPIRIIKRRAPPCLKAFCRLGCVCASLAQDRRIIHCGKIECIFGCSCLRQKVVVLKNLEGPDSNASEEGLSKKRRRKWKRMRMAYTLREAETVSEPAPRVRMLWRKTDGETDPEPILAPTPVYLPHLPLQEEPSVVYFSPVREEGGTMTCARVRAFQSKSTNRPEVIDNHCKPIDSAPVNSSSMSEKSLSCHRPKYTEPSKRLEIMSKCKWRSLADRNLVLRIVCEHMAKDHLRNPFWVKGYLIKPVSQTLRNDGESCSTHYKVLISQVPRPDGVEEENGEEEEERMGEKDEKELMEEQREEDKVEEVPVVEEVPVVEEVPVVEEVPVVEEVPVVEEVPVVEEVDNKAVGRRKDLKWQGLPFLTGISPAGLLTGNLKLPEISDQKCITVNGRSYPHAKIQLGMMGAMHPANRLAAYLTGKLRWPAYLKRSMAASSSVPSQKHPSETPKGATDTKSSTRQPAQLAATPTTMVTTSVPSTTPVAAGPKFIVNPGACLSQGAQMEQNTVTAAVRIQVVTMVYPTKTPNVRGGAAALVSAVSVSSKAPSAPRYSTGANVSPQNASPISEVVTSPPMLSVPGTSTSVRMLSPLTSLTPIMSLTPLASGQRMVLQPVRNTSANTLYKNPKGQLIQLVALSQLKALNPNLVMHNKGGMIILTMPECLTTMNSSTSSLTTLESKCPGSCASTISTVPLVTFPKTQTASSTTITAPKTTPGYVSLSPTVTNGGTYTLEIVPQTGNKEPIIIKCPAVPAQGSSKVLPVVGCVTVLQPHPETTVITVKSPTKTVKNTGVKADNISTVTSNVDSNVVSEVCSWMRPFQKTKTPPKSTKPPKGPQFKFIKTDAISPAHCNLDPNIQPEVVLVLQPPPKPPITQVTTTGIKDNTSTADSNLLTKMVHVDDPYQTWTGRPKRKMVEDEYDLDDTDEERDEKTDNSSDETDSDDSSVNKEELIDVISKQLKHNVDERHRRFELHGCFQRLRETLKLDQKAAKVYILKEATEEIQILTTKRNDMEKLRSSLTLERAAYVKKMSQLTGNNGHCCNISAFKKHSTNIFPSTGESEKQILRNIQYVCSQQKSEELLVNRNVEGVPKDSSAVSSSSAVLTCSEAKSRPRPRHMGGVTAEEEDREEVMEVVDLLEDTEEDREAVMEVVDLLEDTEEDREAVMEVVDLLEDTEEEKTDNSSDETEDSADDDNNKNNNVKGDVINIRDVEEIVEEEEAVDIESVDDNAQKSTTSQLKAKYAKEVEGETGPKLRDRKQVLDLRNKCERLEKLKSGLTRERAGDIKKISKKSGKTEKLIIRKLQDISTKQKDMAFKRKWRGPSSSVSPNKTISLRSTRQPKPKSLAPSLKLKVVATPVPHSVPQKPASQRPKTSPITPPSSNHPSTWRSPRERTRPNILSGRKIQPASDSPPVHAGFLPPQMLSIVGGVITSEQVIAMQSARSLLPRGRVNGIEMQQSQTPGVASVTIIIPSMAEPISLTPTFNNCNRGVPNFTDVISLVKAQQNQSAPGVSGGAQRRPAPVKGRGSGLEYGEVLGKQLDHAVDSVGINDADGNSEEDEDNKDGDGEDESLTSVLNEIFILNQQITTDNNSSPRGPPVVSRIPHTEPGQMGTVRVPTPQTDRVLLPPKTEKEIIGDGDDERSLSPLFLRLDEDKGQEKTSKGPGLPIPQAEDLKVGFGSNLKPSETVSAPAVNGHSQQAKACTTKGQDVLQKALTPPLLLQMKVGGVAEVLESNEKPGDALTPPPLLQMRPMPRLDPR, encoded by the exons ATGGCTGCCAAAAAGGAGAGAATAATGGTTCTTCATGAGGAGGGGGCTACTGCCCCCATAGCACTGCCCTCAGCTGCCTCTCCCCCTGACCTCTTTGGTGTCCTAAACACAGGGCAAGCAAGTGCAGTTGTAGCCAATGAAGAAGCAAACATTCCAGCAACATCTACTCCAGGTTCTGCAATGGGTACTGGTCAAATGGCTTCTACATTGAACTCTGCTGCCAGGTCAAATAACCAACCAGAGAATTTACCACCAGAGAGCACCTACAGCGGTATCAAGGTGATGTTGGacaataacaacatgtggaatgaGTTTTTCAAATGCAAAACCGAAATGATAATAACCAAACAAGGCCGGAGGATGTTCCCTTATTGCCGCTTTCGCGTCTCTGGTTTGGAGCCCTTACAGAAGTACACTCTGCTCATGGATATCAACCCTGTGGACAACAAACGTTACAAGTGGACTGGGCAAGACTGGCAAATGAGTGGGAAGGCAGAGGCCCATTTGCTGAGACGGGTTTTCATCCATCCAGACTCTCCATCTTCTGGTCACCAATGGATGCAGAACCCAGTGTCATTCTACAAGCTTAAGCTCACTGACAACACGATGGACCAGGAGGGCAATGTAATTTTGCACCCAATGCACCGCTACTTACCACACCTGCATTTGGTCTCAGCTGAAACGGCTACAGAGGATATTCAGCTCAATGGGCCTGACGTGATAACCTTCACCTTTCCCCAGACTGAATTCTTTGCTGTAACAGCCTACCAGAATGTACGCATGTCTCAGTTTAAAGCAGACTTCAACCCTTTTGCAAGTGGACCCAACTCCCAGGCTCTAAAGCTGAAAATGAGTCCCTCCAATGAGTCGAAGAAGGATGAAACCAGATCTCCCAATGAACTCAAGCCTGTGAAAGGCTTGAATGGCCTAAAATCTTTGATGGCGGCAAAACGCAGATCTAAAGACACTTCAACAGTAGATAGAGGACTCCTGAGCCCTGATGCTCAAAATGTTTCCCTTGCAGATGGTGACAAAACTGAGGTCAAAACTGATGGACCCAGCTCCAGGCTGAAATCAAGGCCCTCCAATGAGATGAACAAAGACTCAGCCCAATTGCCCAATGAGGTCAAGTCTGTGAAAAGTCTGAATAATCTTAAGTCTTTGATCGGGAAACGCACTTCCAAAGATACTTCAGCAGGAGGCCAAGGACTTCTCGCTCCGAATGCCCAAAATGTTAGGCTTGCAGATAGTGATAAGTCCGGAGTCCAAACAAGTCCCTCCAATAAGTCAGAAAAAGACACAAACAGTTCTACCAATGACCTCAAGCCTGGGAAAAGTCTGGATAACCTGAAGTTTTTGATGGCAAAACACAACTCTAAAGGCATATTCGCAGTGGATCAGAGAGTCCTCAGTGAAGATGCTCAACgtgttacacctgtagacagaGACAAATCTGGAGTCAACGCTAATGGATCCAGCTTAAGCACTCCAAAGCTGAAATCAAGATCCTCCAATGAGTTGAAAAAAGCAGAAACCACATCTGCCAAGGAATTCAACTCTCTTAGAAGTAATCTGTCTTTGTCAAAATGCAATTCTAAAGACACAGCAGCAGTAGGTCAAGGACTCCTGAGTTCAGATGCTCAAAATGTTACACTTGCAGACAGTGAAAAGTCAGGAGTCAAAATGGATAAACCCAGCTCCTACAAGAAATCAAGTCCCTCCAATGAGACGATGAAAGTTGAAACAATATCTCCCAAGGTGTGCAATTATGTGAAAAATTCCCGAAAGTCTTTGCGTAGAAAACGCAACTCCCAAAAGACTTCAGCAGCAGATCATGGACAAAAGTCAGTCAGAAACACAGAGTCCACTGAATACCATTCTTG TACAACAGGTCCTCCCCAAAGTAACTTCCCTGAGCTGATTCGGGAGTGTCGTCTGACAATACGAAGGTGCAATGTTGAGATAACCAATACAACTTGTAGTGTTGAGCAAACAAACACTAAGGGCATGGTTGCCAATGGCAAAGTTGTGGAAGTAGCTGTGAATGACAATTTTTCCCAGATTTCTGAACCTGAAGCCTTGTCCGGGAAGACTATTGAAAGGGTGGGAACACTGCACAATGGGAATGTGATTGACAGTGTCAAGGACCTCTTCAATTCATCTCAGTCCCAGGAACCGGTCAAGACCCGTGTGTCAATCAATGACCATTCAGCAAATGAAGTTGAAAACAGTCAAAAGGCTTCCCAGAGCTCCTCCGTGAGCTCTGAAGCAAAAATGACAGGTTTTGATGAACAGCTGCAGGGGAAGGCTAAACCACACAAACGACCGGAACCTGTGCCTTTGCCCCTTCTTGCACTCTACCTTCAACAGTTGAAGTCAAAATCCAGATCTGTTAGGACCAAACCAAAATCTCCCCCGGGATTGCCTTCGTCTTCATCCCCATCTTCTGCTGTTCCAACCACCGATCCTGTTATTCCAGCCACCGATCAAACTGGCCCTGTCATAGACTCAACTGGCCCAGCCATGGACTCAACTGGCCCAACCTTGGAATCTACTGGCCCAACCTTGGAATCTACTGGCCCAGCCTTGGAGTCTACTGGCCCAGCCTTGGAATCTACTGGTCCATCCAGGGATTCTACTGGATATGCTATAGTTCCAGCCAGTGGTCCTGTAGTTCCAGCCAGTGGTCCTGCTGATCCAGCTATCAATCACATTGTTCCAGTCATTGCCCCCACTGGGCCAACCACAGACTATGTTGGTCTACCCATGGATATTTCAGTCCCAAACACAGATTTTTTGGTTCCTACCACAGACTCATTGTTACCAGAACCTGACTCAGTTTTACCAACTGCTGATCATTTGTTTCTTGTCCCTGAGCCTACCTTATCCATTGCACAATCACCCCCCACCCCTTGTTTGCCAGCAACTGTCTTATTATCACCATTCCCTGACCCATTGTTACCAGCCCAAGAATTGCCACCCCCTGTACCTGTCACATTAAACCTAGCGACTGATTTATCATCACTTACCTCTGACCCTCCCTCAACTGCTCCAGCACTGTCATCAACACCTAGTCTTGCCAACTTGGAACCTGAATTTACCCCCTCGTTACCATCCCCTGGTCCTTCGCACGGTGGCTTTGAGCCATCCTCGCCTGCGCCATTACCAGATCTTGAACCCCCTTTACGTTCCCCTGTTACATTGAAACCGGAAGCCGCCGCCCCCTCCTTACCTGTACATGCCTCCTCATTCCCAGCCCTTGAACGATTACTGCCCCCTAACCCTTTTGTTCTATCCTCTGAATTTTCATCACATGGATCACTTTTAGGCCTACCTGCCCCTGATCCTTTTTTAACAATACCCTTTATCCCATTGTTGCCTTCCGCTCACATTAACCCATTACCCTTTGAGGCAACCTCATTTTCCTCTACCTCTCACCCTGACTCACTTGCTCTGGACACTGCAATATCCCCATCTCCCTCGGACACTACCTCATCATTCCAAGTCAATTATGAACCATTAACACACCCATCTACACCGTCTCCACTCCCATTCCAGTTATCTCCCTTTTCATTGTTAGGTCCTGACCCATTTTCACCAACCCCGTCACTGGCCGACCTCACTAACTTTTTCTCCATCGCCGAAGAGCTTGAGATAACTGAAGACTTTCCCAGCAGTGAGGCACCTCCTGTCCCATGTCCTCCTGTCCGAAGTACCCCTAGCATACCAGTTAGTTCTACTTTACCTGTTGGTTCTAGTCAGCCAACCCAGAGAAATAAACCCTGGAGATCTAAGAAGAGATCTAGGAAAGGAGTGAAATCTGCCACGGGTGATTCACTCCCAGTGATTGATGGATCCACAGATGTCGCCATGCAGCCCAACCTGGAGGAAGTTGAGGAGCAGCTGTTCGTCTCTTTCACCTCCAAG GAAGCACTTGATGTCCACCTGGGAGAGCCTGCACTTTGTGAGACGACGACTGCGCAACCTCAGAAGCCCCCAGAGGCGACAGAGAAAG TTGGAGGACTAGAAACCACAGAGGAAAGAATAGTAGCTTTCGAGAAGGTTCTTTTGGGGGACCTAAAGGTTATGAGGCATCGACAGGTCATTCATCCTGTGTTGCAAGAAG TTGGACTGAAGATGAGTTTACTGGATCCCACTCTGGTCATTGACCTGCAGTACCTAGGTGTTTGTCTACCTCTACCCCCACCGTTTTTATGTCCAGAACCAAACTCTCCAGGGTTGGCATCTTCTCCAA TCCCCTTTGTTTCCAGGACAGGCAAGACCACAGACTTCACCCAAATCAAAGGCTGGAGAGATAAGTTTGTCCCCTCGAACTCGCCATCATCCTCCAAGCCTGAAG GTTGCCCAAGTTCAGAAGTGGCCCCAAAGAACTTGTCGGCCTTCTGCAGTGACATGTTGGATGAGTACCTGGCTAACGAAGGTAAACTCATTGACGAGCGCGCTGCCAGTTTCACCCAGACCACCATCGTCACCCCTGTGGTCTACCAGCTACCCACCAAGAGCACCAGCTACGTCCGAACCCTAGACAGTGTGCTGAAGAAACGGGCACCGGCACTTTCTTCCACCTTTGTCCCACCATCCAAAAAACCCAGACTGCCCCCCACATCCAAAGGACTTAAAAAATCTGAGAAaaggcaacaaaaacaacaatgtTCAAAGCAGAACAGAACTAAACTAACTTCTGCAACAACCCCAACACCATTGCCCACTGAGCCAAACCCGCTATTGATGGATCATGGCGCCCCCATCACCCACAATGACACAATTGAAACTATAAAAAGGAGACCTCCACCAGCCCATGACGCTCCTGTGTCCAGGCCAGAGGTAGAAGAGCCACCTCCCGCTGAACTGGCTCCTGTGGAAGAGGATGACTCGGACCCAGAGCCACAGCCTGCTGCCAAGACCAAGGTCGTGTTTCCTGGGCTGACCAAGGCCCTGCTCCGACAAAGGGATTTGGAGGACAGAGTTGTCTGGGAGAGCAAGCGCCGGACCTGCATCTCAAACGAGAGGGCGACGGTCGCCCTCACCTCCCACTTCACCTCAACG GGCTTTGTTTGTGAGAACCCTACAGCTCCTATTAGGATCATAAAGCGCAGGGCTCCTCCCTGCCTCAAAGCGTTCTGCCgattgggctgtgtgtgtgccaGCCTGGCACAGGACCGTCGTATTATCCACTGTGGAAAGATTGAGTGCATCTTTGGCTGCAGCTGCCTCAGGCAGAAGGTGGTCGTCCTCAAGAACTTAGAAGGACCAGATTCTAATGCGTCAGAGGAGGGCCTGTCCAAGAAGCGGAGGAGAAAGTGGAAGAGAATGAGGATGGCATATA CTCTCAGGGAGGCTGAGACGGTATCAGAACCTGCTCCGCGTGTGAGAATGTTGTGGAGAAAGACGGATGGAGAGACGGACCCGGAGCCCATCCTCGCCCCAACACCGGTCTACCTACCACATCTTCCACTACAGGAAGAACCTTCAGTG GTGTATTTTTCTCCGGTGAGAGAGGAAGGCGGGACCATGACATGTGCCAGAGTGCGTGCGTTTCAAAGCAAGAGCACAAACCGACCTGAGGTCATTGACAATCACTGCAAACCAATAGACTCAGCACCAG TGAACTCTTCCAGTATGTCAGAGAAGTCGTTGTCCTGCCATCGTCCCAAGTACACGGAGCCCTCCAAGCGCCTGGAGATTATGTCTAAGTGTAAGTGGAGGAGCCTGGCGGATAGGAACCTGGTGCTGAGAATTGTGTGTGAGCACATGGCCAAGGACCACCTCAGGAACCCCTTCTGGGTCAAAGGTTACCTTATAAAACCCGTGTCTCAAACCCTGAGAAATGATGGCGAAAGCTGCTCCACCCACTACAAGGTACTCATCTCTCAGGTCCCGAGACCGGacggagtggaggaggagaacggtgaggaggaggaggaaaggatggGAGAGAAAGATGAAAAAGAACTAAtggaagagcagagagaggaggataaagtGGAGGAAGTACCTGTCGTGGAGGAAGTACCTGTCGTGGAGGAAGTACCTGTCGTGGAGGAAGTACCTGTCGTGGAGGAAGTACCTGTCGTGGAGGAAGTACCTGTCGTGGAGGAAGTGGACAACAAGGCTGTGGGGCGTAGAAAGGATCTGAAATGGCAGGGCCTGCCTTTTTTAACAGGAATTTCTCCTGCTGGCCTCCTTACTGGCAACCTTAAGCTGCCAGAAATCTCAGACCAGAAATGTATCACG GTGAATGGCAGGTCCTACCCCCATGCCAAGATACAACTGGGCATGATGGGAGCCATGCACCCAGCCAACCGTCTTGCTGCTTACCTCACGGGCAAGTTACGATGGCCTGCCTATCTAAAGCGGTCTATGGCGGCCTCCTCCTCCGTCCCATCACAAAAACACCCCTCAGAAACTCCTAAAGGTGCCACAGATACAAAGTCCTCTACAAGACAACCGGCCCAACTGGCAGCCACTCCTACCACCATGGTTACCACAAGTGTTCCCTCTACCACTCCAGTTGCTGCTGGCCCCAAGTTCATTG TGAACCCAGGTGCCTGTCTTTCTCAGGGGGCTCAGATGGAGCAGAACACAGTGACTGCTGCTGTGCGGATTCAGGTTGTCACCATGGTCTACCCAACCAAAACACCTAATGTGAGGGGTGGCGCCGCAGCCCTGGTATCTGCAGTGTCTGTTAGCTCCAAGGCCCCCTCAGCACCAAGATATTCTACAG GTGCAAACGTATCACCCCAAAATGCATCCCCCATCAGTGAAGTGGTTACCAGTCCCCCGATGCTCTCTGTCCCAGGGACAAGTACCTCTGTCAGAATGCTGTCTCCTCTCACATCCCTGACCCCTATCATGTCCCTGACCCCTCTCGCGTCGGGTCAGAGAATGGTGCTGCAGCCGGTAAGGAACACCTCAGCGAACACCCTATACAAGAACCCCAAGGGACAGCTGATCCAGCTGGTTGCCCTCAGCCAGCTGAAGGCCCTTAACCCCAACCTCGTCATGCACAACAAGG gTGGGATGATCATTTTAACCATGCCTGAATGCTTGACCACCATGAAcagctccacctcctctctcaccACATTGGAGAGCAAGTGCCCTGGTAGCTGTGCTTCCACCATCAGTACTGTCCCCCTTGTCACTTTCCCAAAGACCCAGACTGCATCCAGCACCACTATCACCGCCCCTAAAACCACCCCTGGTTACGTTAGTCTCTCACCCACCGTGACAAATGGTGGGACGTACACCTTGGAGATTGTTCCTCAGACAGGCAACAAGGAGCCCATCATCATCAAGTGTCCGGCGGTGCCAGCCCAGGGCTCCTCCAAGGTGCTGCCTGTAGTAGGGTGTGTTACTGTGCTGCAGCCTCACCCGGAAACCACAGTAATTACTGTCAAATCCCCCACAAAAACGGTTAAGAACACAGGTGTCAAAGCTGACAATATCTCCACAGTGACCTCCAATGTAGATTCTAATGTAGTCTCTGAGGTGTGTAGTTGGATGCGGCCTTTCCAGAAAACCAAAACGCCTCCTAAATCCACAAAACCCCCTAAAGGACCCCAGTTTAAATTTATAAAAACTGATGCTATCTCCCCAGCTCACTGCAATTTAGACCCTAATATCCAGCCTGAGGTGGTTTTGGTGCTGCAGCCTCCCCCGAAACCCCCTATAACCCAGGTCACAACGACAGGGATCAAAGATAACACCTCCACAGCAGACTCCAATCTCCTTACTAAGATGGTTCATGTTGATGACCCCTACCAGACATGGACAGGAAGACCGAAGAGGAAGATGGTGGAGGATGAGTATGATTTGGATGATACGGATGAGGAAAGGGATGAGAAGACAGACAACTCATCTGACGAGACTGATTCTGACGATTCAAGTGTTAATAAAGAGGAGCTCATCGACGTCATCAGT AAACAGCTGAAGCACAACGTGGACGAGAGGCATCGCCGTTTTGAGCTCCATGGGTGCTTCCAGCGGCTGAGAGAGACACTGAAACTTGACCAAAAAGCTGCAAAAGTGTATATCCTTAAAGAA GCGACAGAGGAGATCCAAATCCTGACTACGAAACGTAACGACATGGAGAAGCTAAGGAGTTCACTGACCCTGGAGAGAGCAGCTTATGTCAAGAAGATGTCCCAGTTAACTGGTAATAATGGACACTGCTGTAACATTTCAGCATTCAAAAAACATTCAACCAACATCTTTCCCTCCACAGGAGAGTCTGAGAAGCAGATCCTGAGGAACATCCAGTATGTTTGTTCCCAGCAGAAGAGTGAGGAGCTACTCGTCAACAGGAATGTGGAAGGAGTTCCCAAAGACTCCTCTGCTGTCTCGTCCTCTTCAGCTGTCTTGACCTGCAGTGAGGCCAAGTCGAGACCAAGACCAAGGCACATGGGAGGAGTGAcagcagaggaggaggacagggaggaggtgatggaGGTGGTAGACCTTCTGGAGGACACGGAGGAGGACAGGGAAGCAGTGATGGAGGTGGTAGACCTTCTGGAGGACACGGAGGAGGACAGGGAAGCGGTGATGGAGGTGGTGGACCTTCTGgaggacacagaggaggagaaaacAGACAACTCATCGGACGAGACAGAGGATTCTGCCGATgacgacaacaacaaaaacaacaacgttAAAGGGGACGTCATTAACATCCGT GATGTTGAAGAAAtcgtagaggaggaggaggctgtaGACATTGAGAGTGTGGATGACAATGCACAGAAGAGCACCACTTCACAACTGAAGGCAAAATACGCTAAAGAAGTGGAAGGAGAAACAGGACCCAAATTAAGG GACCGAAAACAAGTCCTTGACCTGAGAAACAAATGCGAGCGCCTTGAAAAACTGAAGAGCGGGCTGACCAGGGAGAGAGCTGGTGATATTAAGAAAATCTCAAAGAAATCTG GAAAGACAGAGAAGCTCATCATCAGGAAACTGCAGGACATCTCAACCAAACAGAAGGACATGGCGTTCAAAAGGAAGTGGAGAGGGCCGTCCTCATCGGTCTCACCCAATAAAACAATTTCACTCAGGAGCACTCGACAGCCTAAGCCAAAGTCCCTGGCCCCCAGCCTCAAGTTAAAGGTCGTAGCCACCCCAGTCCCCCACTCTGTCCCCCAAAAGCCTGCATCCCAACGACCCAAGACAAGTCCCATCACACCACCTTCCAGTAACCACCCCTCAACGTGGCGTTCGCCGCGTGAAAGGACCAGACCTAACATCCTGTCTGGCAGAAAAATACAGCCTGCCTCAG ATTCCCCACCAGTTCATGctgggtttctccctcctcaaaTGCTGTCTATAGTGGGTGGAGTGATCACATCTGAGCAGGTGATCGCCATGCAGTCTGCCCGTTCTCTGCTGCCTCGAGGACGGGTCAATGGAATCGAAATGCAACAGTCTCAAACACCAG GTGTCGCTTCGGTCACCATCATTATCCCCTCAATGGCCGAACCCATTTCTCTCACTCCAACTTTTAATAACTGCAACAGGGGAG TTCCTAATTTCACCGATGTCATTTCATTGGTTAAAGCCCAACAGAACCAGTCAGCTCCAGGTGTGTCAGGGGGAGCTCAGAGGAGGCCAGCCCCAGTGAAGGGTAGGGGCAGTGGGTTGGAGTACGGAGAGGTTCTGGGGAAGCAGCTGGACCACGCTGTAGACAGTGTAGGGATCAACGACGCAGATGGAAACTCTGAGGAGGACGAAGACAACAAAGATGGTGATGGTGAAGACGAGAGCCTGACGTCTGTCCTCAACGAGATCTTCATCCTTAACCAGCAGATTACCACAGACAACAACAGCAGCCCCAGAGGTCCTCCAGTGGTCTCCCGCATACCACACACCGAGCCTGGGCAGATGGGGACTGTGAGGGTACCCACACCTCAGACAGACAGGGTGCTACTACCACCAAAGACAGAGAAGGAGATCATCGGAGATGGAGATGACGAGCGCTCCCTCAGCCCCTTGTTCCTGAGACTGGATGAGGACAAGGGCCAGGAAAAGACTTCCAAAGGCCCAGGTCTGCCAATACCACAGGCAGAGGACCTTAAAGTTGGTTTTGGATCCAACCTGAAACCATCAGAGACTGTTTCTGCTCCTGCTGTCAACGGGCACAGCCAACAAGCTAAAGCATGCACTACAAAAGGTCAAGATGTACTGCAAAAAGCACTGACCCCGCCACTGCTGCTGCAGATGAAAGTTGGAGGCGTGGCCGAGGTGCTGGAGTCCAATGAGAAGCCGGGGGATGCCCTGACCCCGCCCCCACTGCTGCAGATGAGGCCCATGCCAAGACTAGACCCACGATGA